A DNA window from Pogona vitticeps strain Pit_001003342236 chromosome 2, PviZW2.1, whole genome shotgun sequence contains the following coding sequences:
- the RBM15B gene encoding putative RNA-binding protein 15B has protein sequence MKRASERDSSPAGSGGTRGASSAKRPRERERESSTGGGSGSSSRRGPHRSSGASSSSSASASASSRSSRDKSAAGGSSSRSHRGEERPGGGGGGSGGGGDSNHRAASSSSARSGGSSSGGGQPPAVTAVAPPLPSSSSSSSSSSRILAAAKAKVPAAAVVAPSLLLGGPPPVAAPSLLLTPGLGLAAGVGLAGEPPGSSEYKTLLVSGLSPALPDQLLEDGLFRQFQRFASGGASDISVKLSHTPDLGRVAYVNFRHPADARDARRHARARQLLLFDRPLKVEPVYLRGGRRSRTPPPAPAPEPLAFLPHIHGIYPYKQRSLSPVASPLLREPRPRHAQAAAAAFALEAVALGLSRERERVLDYYGLYDERGRPYSYPLVAEEDLMPEDDQRATRNLFIGNLDHNVSEVELRRAFEKYGIIEEVVIKRPARGQGGAYAFLKFQNLDMAHRAKVAMSGRVIGRNPIKIGYGKANPTTRLWVGGLGPSTSLAALAREFDRFGSIRTIDYVKGDSFAYIQYESLDAAQAACAQMRGFPLGGPDRRLRVDFAKAEETRYPQQYQPAPLPVHYELLPESYSRHRSLEQDLRVRDRTPPHLLYSDRERSFLEADWASPVKNAERRNNLETYTRSVRSRSGERWGSDGDRSALKPWEDRRKRRSLSNDRGRTSHSPYEDRGRVKPGGAAVDRSPDLTRKENHATESPTEKEQKNSLPNNRHASEEKPHRETSDPPQPKKRDSERNHRTGESELKTQEESKPETKKLKSLSDYAHTLQLAWNGLLVLKNSCFPTSMHILEGDLGVINGLLKDHLSGGKLTQLKIAQRLRLDQPKLDEVTRRIKQGSPNGYAVLLATQAAQGAGTEGAFPMVEPGLQRRLLRNLVSYLKQKQAAGVISLPVGGAKGKDSTGMLYAFPPCEFSQQYLQSALRTLGKLEEEHMVIVIVKDTA, from the coding sequence ATGAAGCGGGCGAGCGAGAGGGATTCCAGCCCGGCCGGGTCCGGGGGCACGCGGGGCGCCTCCTCCGCCAAACGGCCGCGGGAACGGGAGCGCGAAAGCAGCACCGGCggaggcagcggcagcagcagccggCGGGGCCCGCACCGGAGCTCGggcgcctcttcctcctcgtccgcctccgcctccgcctcgtCGCGCAGCAGCCGGGACAAGTCGGCCGCGGGCGGCTCCAGTTCACGCAGCCACCGCGGGGAGGAGCggcccggcggcgggggcggagggagcggcggcggcggcgattcTAACCACCGCGCAGCCTCCTCTTCGAGTGCCCggagtggcggcagcagcagcggcggcggccagCCCCCCGCCGTCACGGCCGTGGCTCCGCCGCTCCCGTCCTCctcgtcgtcgtcctcctcctcttcgcgGATCCTCGCGGCCGCCAAGGCCAAAGTGCCGGCGGCCGCGGTGGTCGCCCCTTCCTTGCTGCTGGGCGGGCCCCCGCCGGTGGCAGCCCCGTCGCTCCTCCTGACGCCGGGGCTGGGCCTGGCGGCCGGCGTGGGCCTGGCGGGGGAGCCCCCGGGCTCCAGCGAGTACAAGACCCTGCTGGTGAGCGGCCTGAGCCCAGCCCTGCCCGACCAGCTGCTGGAAGATGGCCTCTTCCGTCAGTTCCAGCGATTTGCCAGCGGCGGTGCCAGTGACATTAGCGTCAAACTCTCCCACACGCCGGATCTGGGCCGGGTGGCTTACGTGAACTTCAGACACCCGGCGGATGCCCGAGATGCCCGGCGGCATGCCCGAGCCCGGCAGCTTCTCCTTTTTGATCGCCCCCTCAAGGTGGAGCCGGTGTACCTGCGAGGGGGCCGACGAAGCCGCACGCCCCCGCCAGCCCCAGCCCCTGAACCGCTGGCGTTTCTGCCCCACATCCACGGTATTTATCCCTACAAGCAGAGATCCCTGTCGCCGGTGGCTAGCCCTTTGCTGCGGGAGCCCCGGCCCCGGCATGCTCAAGCGGCTGCTGCAGCCTTTGCCTTGGAAGCCGTGGCCTTGGGGCTCTCGCGGGAGCGGGAGAGGGTGCTGGATTACTATGGGCTCTATGATGAGCGTGGACGCCCCTATAGCTACCCCCTGGTAGCAGAGGAGGATCTCATGCCAGAAGATGATCAGAGAGCGACTCGGAATCTCTTCATTGGCAATCTCGACCATAACGTCTCTGAGGTGGAACTGAGACGTGCCTTTGAGAAATATGGTATCATTGAGGAGGTGGTAATCAAGCGGCCTGCACGAGGCCAAGGTGGAGCCTATGCCTTCCTCAAGTTCCAGAACTTGGACATGGCCCACCGGGCCAAGGTTGCCATGTCTGGCCGGGTTATTGGCAGGAACCCTATCAAAATTGGCTATGGGAAAGCCAACCCCACTACCAGACTATGGGTAGGTGGTCTTGGTCCAAGTACTTCACTAGCTGCCCTTGCTAGGGAATTTGATCGTTTTGGTAGCATTAGGACTATTGACTATGTGAAGGGTGACAGTTTTGCATATATACAGTATGAAAGCTTGGATGCAGCCCAGGCTGCCTGTGCACAGATGAGGGGCTTTCCTTTGGGTGGGCCAGACAGAAGACTCCGGGTAGATTTTGCCAAAGCTGAGGAGACGCGCTATCCTCAGCAGTACCAACCTGCGCCCCTGCCTGTACACTATGAGTTGCTACCTGAAAGCTACAGCAGACACAGGAGTCTAGAGCAAGACTTAAGGGTGAGAGACAGGACTCCTCCTCATCTCCTTTATTCAGACAGGGAAAGGAGCTTCCTAGAGGCAGATTGGGCCAGTCCTGTCAAAAATGCAGAGCGCAGAAATAATTTGGAGACATATACTCGGTCAGTACGCAGCCGGAGTGGAGAACGTTGGGGCAGCGATGGTGACCGCAGTGCACTCAAGCCTTGGGAGGACAGGCGTAAACGTCGTAGCCTTTCCAATGACCGTGGGAGGACTTCTCATTCCCCATATGAGGACAGGGGCAGGGTAAAGCCTGGTGGGGCAGCTGTAGATCGCAGCCCAGATTTGACTCGGAAGGAGAACCACGCCACTGAGTCCCCCACAGagaaggagcagaaaaactccCTCCCAAACAACCGGCATGCATCGGAGGAGAAACCTCATCGTGAAACATCTGATCCTCCTCAGCCAAAAAAAAGGGACAGTGAACGCAATCATCGAACTGGTGAGTCTGAGTTGAAGACTCAAGAAGAGTCCAAACCTGAAACCAAGAAGTTAAAAAGCTTGTCAGATTATGCCCATACACTGCAGCTTGCCTGGAATGGGCTACTTGTCCTGAAAAACAGCTGCTTCCCGACATCTATGCACATCTTGGAAGGGGACTTGGGGGTCATCAATGGGCTTCTGAAAGACCACTTGTCTGGGGGAAAGCTTACACAGCTCAAGATTGCTCAGCGGCTTCGGCTTGACCAGCCCAAACTGGATGAAGTAACTCGACGTATCAAGCAAGGAAGTCCGAATGGCTATGCTGTGTTGCTGGCTACCCAGGCTGCTCAAGGAGCAGGCACTGAAGGGGCCTTCCCTATGGTGGAGCCTGGCTTGCAAAGGAGGCTTCTCAGGAATCTGGTCTCTTACTTGAAACAGAAACAGGCTGCTGGGGTAATCAGCCTTCCTGTGGGAGGGGCAAAGGGCAAAGACAGCACGGGCATGCTTTATGCTTTTCCTCCCTGTGAATTCTCCCAGCAGTACCTCCAGTCCGCACTAAGGACATTGGGAAAGCTAGAAGAAGAACATATGGTGATAGTGATAGTCAAAGATACTGCCTAG